GTGCACACAGATGGAGTGTGAACACCTACAAAAGGggactttctttgctttttcttttttacacagCTGGAACATTGATTATAAGAGTACAGTGGTGTAACATGGGTGCTGATGGGCAGCAcgtctttgttctttctttcacaAGAGGATTTTCTGTATTGTAAAAGCACTTTCTGTGGAGGGTGCTTTAATCATGATTCTAAGGGAATTTCAGGGAgactgggctggggaaggggagatggTTTGGGATGGAgctatgggggagggggaggaaggggtcAGGACTTTTAAGAACCTGCCTTTGGTTTCCAGAGGGAACTGTGGGAGTAGGAGGACGGGAGGTGGGAGCTCTTGCCTTAAACACAAGGCTGGTTCTGCTGACAGCCACACTCAGACACAGATGGTAAAAATAAACACTTCCGAGTTACATGGTTGCCTGAAGTGGGTGGTGAAGGCGAAGAGGGAGAACATTAGAGGAAGCAAGTTTAGCGCTAAGTTTAAGGCTGGAAAGCCCTCttaaggaagggaagaagatggAGAGGGCACAGGTGAGTGGACATCCTGGGCAGACCAGTCTGAACATGTGAGAGCAGGGACTTGGGAAGGTGTGTACAGGAACAGTCATGTCTGATTACTCTTACCTCTGGATGAAATGAAATCAGAAGGTATCACAGTTGTAGAGAGGCTCTTAAAAATGTGGCATACAATACAACGTACAAGAAGAAGCCAGGAAATGATTTTTGTTATGATAAATcctttataaaaggagaaatttaagATAATAGAACATCTAGATATGATTAGTGAAAAATGGAAATGGCGAGCCGGTTAGTTTCAACatatattccacaaatatttattgagtgtctcctGTGTACTTGGTGCTCTTCGAGGAGCCGGGGCTACAGTAGTGAACGAGAGATCTAATCACCTGCTTTAGACATTCACTTGGAACTACTTAACCTTCTGAGTTAAATCTGGGCATGGGTCTTAAATTGTCTAAATTGCTAAGATCACTTTGTTCTGTTGCAGTGTTCTTTCATTGGCTAGCAGCTCCACTAGCCTCGTAAATAATCAGAAACTGCCATCCATGTGCATTTGGCAGAAAACTGTGGAAATTAGGTTGCAGAAAATCCACTGTAGCAGCAGTGCTAGTATGGACTGCCAGCACTGGATGGGGCTTCAGAGAACACCCGCTTCAGCTTTTAATTTAGAGGAGTCAACAGTCAGGGAGAAAGGGGGACTTGCCTAATGTCACACAACGAGTGTCAGAGTTAAGAGCAGTGCCCTCGGAGTTTTCAGATAGGATAGTGGAGAAGGCTTTAGGGTACCTAGCAAAAGGGCATCTGGCTGGTGAGAGGGTTCCAGCGAGGAGGTGTGCGGGGAGGGGTTGAAAACAAATCCTGAGGCTTGGCTTTTAGGCCCTCCTCTGTGACTAGGACTCCAGGAAGCCCCAGActttgctctgagcctcagtttcctcatctggaaaatgagaggATTGGACTGAAGTACCTTCCTCATTTTAACATGTTAGGCTCTATGTTGTTTCCAGAAGAGGTTGTTTGGGGGAAGCTGAGTCAAAAGACCAGGATAGGAAATTGCCTCTCATCTCTTTAGAGCAAACTGATCACCCATAACCTCTTTGTAAACCCTGGGGTTGGACAGGGGGtacaagctctctggtgtcttttctttccttatcctCTTGAAACAGGGCCCCACCCTTACGATCTCATTTGatcttaattacttccttaaaggCCCAGTATCCAAATACAGTCACCCTAGGCGTTAGGGTTGCAACAAAtgaatttttgggggggggagggtacaaacgttcagtccataacagatgGATTTTTAAGGTGGATATTGAATATACTTATTACAGCGCCTTCTGGTGGTTTAGTCAGTGTTATTGTTTTGGAAATTATGCTGATTGCTTCCTATTTGTTCGTTTGTTATATTGGAATCCtactcttttatttcattctgtctCTGGGTCTTTGCCTAGCCCAAGAAGAGCTTCCTTTGCATTTggattttgctatttttatttggCCATTTTTACTTTAATGCAGGTTTTGGCGCACTGATTGTTTTATCACGTATGATACTCATTCTCTGTATGGGAGGCAGTTTTACATCTATATCAAAATACACTCATTCGCTAAATTTTGCCGAGGGCCCACTATAGGAGGGTCTCTGGGCTGCTTGTACTACAGCCACACAGAAGGGTGGGTAGCACTCTGTCTAGTGGAACAGCAGACGGAAAAGATGATCCATACTGAGCAGAGttgggggcctgggaggggcagttTCTAATAAAAGCTGATATAGCAGAGAAGGCTTGTTGTGTTGCCATCTATAACCAATTATGGACATTCCTGAGCAGTTTTAAGCTAGAATGTGTTGTCTAGCCTCGAAGTTTCTATTAATAAGCTTTGCCCAGAGATCTTTCTTCAGGAAGTGTTTGTTTACTTAGGACTGTCAATCAAGTGCTTAAGCAGAATGTTAGTGTTCAGTTCCCCTGAGGCGTGGACCGTTTTAAAGCTCCATGTTATTGCTGCAGTTACTTTTCAAATATGCATTCTCCTCAGATCAACAGTGGAAATTATTTCAGAACTCTAGTTAGAGTGAAAGAAGTGCATCTGGGGCAGATGAGGGGATGTGGACTCTAGGTTTGAGACATAGAAGGGGGAGGTGATGGGAgtagggagggaaggggaggggagggaaagagccCACAAATGGAGACAGAAGCAGGTACAGCTCCTGCTAGGTAACTCTAACCTAGGACTTTGCCCTGCTGATAATTAGATTACTAATTGACATGTAATTTGAGCAGGGGCACTAGGGGCTGTCACTAGGTCTGAAAGAAGAGGGCTGGGCCAAGAGAGAGCAGCATGGGTGTGGAGTCAGacgggtttgaatcctggttctgctccTTACTATTTGTGTAACCACAGGCAAGTTACTGAGCCTCACTTTTCTGATCTgggaaataggaataataattgGTTAGTGGAGATAAACAGCCTGCTTCATGAGGCTGTTGGGGATCCATAGGGGACCTTTAGGGTGCACCTTCTCATACCAGAATCCCTTTAGAGCCCTGCAGGATGCAACCACATGGCCAAGGGAGGCCTGCTGTTCTACAAAATTTAGCACAGTAAATTGGTAACTCTGGATTTACTTAGCTAGTGATTAAATAACAATTTAGTTAATAGCCTATTAATGGTCCCCAGGTGTTGGTAATTCTGAGTATTTGCTTTTGAGAGCAGTTGTATAATTTCTTCCGGTACtttcataaagttttttttttttttaacagtgtgaAAAACGATGCTCTTAGGGGCTATttttgggagaattaaatgatacAGTGCATATTAAGCAGTTAGAATAGTGTCAAACCCACAGTAAAGGCTCAATAAATGTATCTGCTATTGTCATTATTGCTGTTATTAGAGACTCAGCTGACCACACACTTAAGGTCCTTTGTGAGTTTAGATTCCCCACCATCCCACCACCACCTGCTGGCAGCTAGTGGTACTGCACACATTGTGAGAAAGAATTATTAAATTGCTTGAAACTATGTAGTTTCAATTCCACTAAGTATAACAGGGACTTAGTTCTGCCAGAGTGTGGCTTATTTGCCTGAGAGCTGCAGTGCATATATCACTAAACAATGAAGGGACATTTCTCATCTCCCCAGttggcaaagatttaaaaaatgttaacagcaAAAGTCAATGAAGTGGGAACGTCAATTGGTACACCAACCCTGGAGGACAGATGGTGATGGAACAAAAGTCTTATGTGTTTTTATCTTTTGTGGCAACCATtcctcttctaggaatttatcttgaAGAAATAATCAAggatagaaaaaaagatttatttaggaagaaaaatatataatgtaaaatagcATTACCTGTAATAGAACAAAACAGGGAACAATCCCTTTTCTATTTGTGAATCAGATTCTTAGTCTTCATGACAGTGATTCTGAAAAGGAGTGGGGCATTGGAGAAGGTAAACATCTCTTGGGGGCAGAAGAGTTGAGATGGGCATTATTTCAGAATCTGCTTTGAGGGCTGTGTAGTTTAAGAACATTCAGTATACCTATCGATTCTGTAGTAAAAACTATAGGACATAAAGTTGGACATAGACATCTTGGCAGATAGAGATAATACAGAAAGACATCTTGGCAGATAGAGATAATACAGATAGAGGTAATAAGAAAGATATATTGTAGGGAGTGTGTGTTAATAAATTTGTTTGGGAACATTGATGTATAGGATATAGAAATATTGATGAaggtgaaaaattaatttttgaccTTTGGGGAAGGAGGGGCCTGGGTTGAATCATCGTAGGAACATTAGAGCATCATGACTAAAGCCCAGGCCTGGGAATTTAGGGGTGCAGGGACTGTCTCCAAAGATAAATCCCCCCTTGTTTAGCTTTGCCCAAGATCTGAGGACCAGACCACCTTTGACTTGTCTGAATCTTTTGATTTCTGATACTGCTGTGTCCATGATGAACGTGAGGCAGGTTATCTTGAATATGGAGACACTGATCACGCTAACCTTAATTCTGGGGAGGAGGTGGTATTTAGTGGGAGACCCTGATCAGGTTCTGCTGCCCTCCTGTAAAGCCCACATTCCATGGCCTCAATTTTAAGGTTCTCTGATCTGGCGAGGTCCCTTCCAACCTGAGGTCTAACAGATTTCAGTTATTTACAACTACAGTAACCTCTCCCCAGGAGTAGCTGACTTGTAATAGTGTGATTTTAAATCGGTGTGCTGTAAACTTAAAAGCCACAGCCTTTCCctactttttattatggaattcCTCAAATGTGCACAaggatcaaaagaaaaaaattcagtgaatcTTTGTATACCCATCATCCTTGTCAATATTCAGATGTCCCATTTTTGGCCAGTAGGACTCTTTTCAAGTTAGTTTCTAATTCTTTTGATATGGGTTGGTCAGTTTCAAATGGACTACATCATCAGTATCTTGATGCTTGCCTGTAATCCTGAAAAAATCAGAGGCTTAGGGAACGTAAGGAGGACTGGGCATGTTGGCCCTTTCCACAAAGGGGACATGCACCATTTGCTTTATTGCTGCATTCTCTGTTGCTTAGCTACATTCTTGCCATAATTTATCTGAGATTAATTTTTGTTGGAAGTTTCCTGGGATTAAAAGGTGTAGGAAAGTGTAGGGTCATAAAATGCACATAGGTTTAGTGGACTAAgacatttactaagcacctattGTGTGAAAGATGCTGGTGCAGCACTGGGGAGGATGGCAAGATGACCCAGGGAGTCATGGCTGAGTAATTTGAAGTCACCCAAGGTGAAAGCCCAAGAGATAGCTGTGAAATGATAATCGGAATACCAGACTTTTCAAAGcctagaagcagagagtagaacagTGCTTACCAGGGACTGGAGATAGAGGGTGGGGGAAATatggagatgctggtcaaagggtacaaagtgcAGTTACGTAGGATGAATAAGTCTAGAGATCCAATCTATGGGAATGATGACTATAGCTGATACTACTGTGTTGAATATTGGAAATAGGATAGAGTAGCTTTTAGGCACTCTCATCACACACataaaaggtaactatgtgaaaGATGATATCTAgtttgtggtaatcatttcactatatCAAATGAAATTtatgtatgttaaatatatacaatttttattaaaagtgtaATAAAGTATGTAGACTTTAATAGTGATAAGGGAGAATATgtcatttcaaatttttaaaataaaattgataccTCTTACTATAATGTGAACAGAGATTTTAAAGGACTATGTATAATAAAAATGGCTATTTTttggtatgtttaaaaaaaatgattagtAAACTATTACGACAGTCCAGGTTCTTGACTTCTCAGGTCACCATCTTTGTGATCTTGTGCAATCCATTTCACCTTACTGGCCCATAGTTCCCTCAATTGAAAAGAAGGATAAGGAGGATGTGGTAGTATATGTACACAAAGGAGTATcattcagtcacaaaaaagaaggctatcctgccatttgcgacaacattgatggaccttgaggtattatgctaagtgaaataagtcagacagagaaagacaaataccatctgatctcacttatatgtggaatcttaaaaaaaatcattgatataGAGAACAGGTTGGTGGGTGCCAGAGATGGGGGTTAGAGGGAGGGaatgggcaaaatgggtaaaggtggtcaaaaggtacaaacttccagctataaaataaataagtcctgggggtgcaatatacagcatggtgactatagttaatagtaTTGTATATTGGAAAGTTGCTATGAGAAgagatcttaaaagaaaaaaaattgtaactttgtggtgatggatgttaactagacttactgtgatggTCATTTcactatacatatatttatataaaatcattGTTATATACCTAAAACtattataatgttatatgtcaagtatatctcaatttaaaaaatccattgaTTAGTAAATGGATATAGACTGTGCTAcaactataaaatggaatatcattcagcaatgaaaaggaatgaagtattgatacgtGGTACAATGCAGACAGACTGAAatcattatgctcagtgaaagaagcaagtCACAAAAGACCTCATATTGAAttactccatttatatgaaacgtAGGGGGGAAAAAGTGGTGTTGGACTCAAGCTCTAAACATCCAGGCCCTTACACCtctgaaattatataaattatttacaaaGAACTGTACACTTGTAAAAGAGGCCCTTAGACCTTAAGGATCACAGACTCCAAACcgtcattttaaagatgaagaaactgaggttcctGTAGGACCATGGACCTATCCAAGGTCACAGacagagtgatggaaatgtcagaTCTTTTAGGGGTGATTTCTTGATGATTCTAAAACTTTGATAGTATTTACATTATCTGTTATATTTGACCACACGGTGACTTCTCTTGCCTTCAGCTGTGATAAAACTTTGAGAGAACTGCCTAACATTATGAATTTGGGGAATTATCAGTTCCCTAGCattaagcagaaataaatgatcaCATTAGAATTCCACATAGAtgttccagcttttcttttttggctgcTCTGTACCAGATAATCATAAAATGGCCAAGATCTACAGCAAAGGACCTACTTGAAAATCTGCTTTTAAGTAAAACCTCATTCTtggtaaactttaaaatttttttcttttttttttcttttcccgtTTGTCTGTGTGTGGTATAATTATGAACGTTTTCTTCAGAATATCATAATTCACCATTCATGGAAAAGAAAGTATTGGATGTCAGAGAACGGAATCAAGACAGGGATTAAGCTTGAGTGATTCGCCGACGTTTTTATTGCTAGAGTTAGTAATGATTGTTTCAAACTTCCTGTTCCAGGCTAGCTAACAGCCAGAAGAAACATAGTGGAAAATGCAAAACAACGAAATTATAAAACCTGCCAAGTACTTCTCAGAATTGGAAAAGAGCATCCTGCTTGCTTTAGTAGAAAAGTACAAGTATGTGCTGGAGTGTAAGAAGAGCGACGCGCGAACTATTGCCCTCAAGCAGCGCACCTGGCAGGCGCTGGCCCACGAATACAACTCTCAGCCCAGCGTGTCCCTGCGGGATTTCAAACAGCTGAAGAAGTGCTGGGAGAACATCAAGGCTCGGACCAAAAAGATTATGGCCcatgagaggagagagaaagtgaaacGGAGTGTCAGCCCGCTGCTGAGCACGCACGTCCTGGGGAAGGAGAAGATCGCCAGCATGCTGCCCGAGCAGCTCTACTTCCTGCAGAGCCCGCCCGAGGAGGAGCCCGAGTACCGCGCGGATGCCGCCGCCCAAGGTATGGGTTCCTGACGCCAGCTCGCACGTTCCCCTGGGGGGCCCGGTGCACGGTGCAGATTTCAAATCCTTAATTTCTAGGGAAttgataaaaaagaaactttcctATCAAACTTGCCTTTCCCAACTCAAAACTTCTGAGTATACGAGATGCTCAGGTCATGTTGTACATAAAAACAGAAGCTCTTGCTTACCTCCCATGCCGTCTCTCTTAAAGAGGCCTCACTTATCTCTTAATTACCTAAGAACGGAAAATAAGGAGCTCCATTAAAATAGTTAACGAAGTACCTTAGTTGCTTATCTCAACGTATCTCAGATATATGACAGAATTTGTTTGAGGATTTGTATTTATTCCCTCGAtcgtatttttttattaaaaaaaattatgtgcaaAGTACTGCCGTTAAGGTACTCAAAAGGCCACGTGAAGAAAGTGAACTATTTCAAACTTAAGGGAAGTACAGAGACTAGGGTAGCAAACTTCCATGGAACAGTCACCCAGATTAAAAACCAGCATTCGTCCCATTATAATATTGTGATCTATAGTTTTGGTTTGTGGCACTCCAGGAAACTTgagaaattctggaaaaaaatcattttagttttaatatacttccaatgaaaaaagaaaaatatatcatacATAATTCCTAGGGAAGAGAGAGACTGTCATATAATCAAGGCTGTAATGAAAGTGTGTCATGGCTTTAAAAAGTTGGAATTAAGGGGCTGTAGAAATGTCTCCAGGCAAAGGGAAGATGAGAATGCATACAGATTAACTGCTGATAACTCCTGCCTCTTTTAAGATAGGAATGGCCAGTTTATATAAAGAGTCATTGCAGTTTGTGGAAAATATACCTTGAAAGCAGAGGAGGATTCTTGGGAAGGCCAAAGGGTTGCTCATAAGGTGCTCCAAGTACCCAAGAAGCATTTGCCTAGGAAAATCCAATTTTTGGCTTGCAGGATGAGAAATTCACTTATTAGTGTCCCCAGAGTAAACTGAGCTCTGAGGGACTGGTTAATTAAAAGtcactaaaaaattatttaaaactaagAATGTTATCCTTGTAGGGTGGAAAAGATAATAACCAAGCGAACAGAATACACGTTTTTGATTAGCACATTATTTTCCCCTGTTGGCAGATCATCCTGGGAAGTTAAATTacgatcaatttttttttttttttttgctgatcaTTGACCAAAGTTAAGTCCAGGGGGCCAGTTGGGCAACTGTTGCAGTGAATGTCAAGAAATCCATGCATTGTTTCCCAGGGTAGGAACCCTGTGGCTGAGTTTTGATTCTTGGGTTCCCCTGCCAGGGCACCTCCCGGAAGACAGTGTTTATGTGGACACTGCCAGctctctctcacctctcctcGCTGCTGCTTCTATGGTGGAGGGGCCTGCTGCTAAGTGACAGTGTCCTTGCTTTGGAGGTGTTTATAGCTTCAGCTGATTCCTCTCCATTATGCTGGCCTTGGAGCAATTCAGTGTCTGTGAGGCAGTGAAAGGAGAGGtgctggtggagggagggagtgagggaggtgAATCAGCAGGGCTACTTTTCAAATTGCTTATATTCCCTGGGAGATGTTGCCCAGGAAGATGGTGGTGTGGACTGCTTTCAGTTCACTTTGCAAATCTTTGATCTGGATTATTGCGTATTGATTTCTTAGGGTTATTCTAAGAGGACAGTCTTATTCCCCACTTTCAAATTCTAGGGTAGGATCTAGAAAGTCCattacacaaatttttttctctttctttttagaggagaTGATGTAATTCATTTAGTCATAAACAGAATTTATAAAtttccagcaaaaagggaataaatatggattctcagtgtcctTCCTGTAGGGACGTTTGCTAGACAGTCACTtgtaaaagagatttattttaaattggatGTTTGTATGTATATGACAGGTGAGACTTCTCTTTTTACTGGTGATTATTAAAGTACAGCCATATGCTGTCTGGTTCCTGTTTCCAGGTCAGATCTGGAGGGAGGTGGAGAACAGGGCTGCTTTGCCAGTTGGGAACTGTGTCCAAAGTAACCTGTTAACTCTAGTAGTTAAATACTGGACCTCTTTCCGTACAGTACAACAGCTTTGAGTTTACCTCACTCATTTTGCATTTCAAtttacttttaagaaagaaaaagaaagctggaattgTTAATCATCCCTTCTGGGTCTTGTTGGGAAAAAGGTTGAAAACCTGCAATAGGGTTATGACTctcattccattgtgtgtattttGATACAGGGACtcgtgtgtgcgcgtgcatgtgtgtgtgagtatcGCTAACgcagtgctgtccaatacagtagccacaaATCACATGAGGCTGATAAGTACTTGAAATGTGGGGAgactgaattgagatgtgctcaAAATATACACACTATATCTTGAAGATTTAGTACCCcccaaaagaatgtaaaatatcttactaataatatttatattgattgaatgttaaaatgataatactTTAGATATATTGGATTAAAAATacattactaaaattaatttcacctcttTTTACCTGCAAAGGTGGctatgagaaaaattttaattacatttgtagctcatattatatttctattggacagctcTGTTCTAACACCTTATAGGGTGCCTGGCAGAATTAGGTGCTCAAAGATTTGTTGTAATTAGTTAGACAGGAAGGAGCCTAGCAGTATTCCACTAGAGATCTCCCTCCAACTCTTTCTTCTGTGAGGTGgtttaaactatgtcttcttgATCACTGTCCCCCACAAATTCTTAGCTTTGTCAATGACTTTCTTGAAATGTACATCTGTATTTGAACACAGTATTCTTAAAATTTAACACTTAGGaatgtatttgtaaaaatatggtattttccccttatatatatattagaactTATACCCTGTAGACTTAGGATATGTGATAATTTGGCTTTGACACCCATCTTCCATTATCTTTGGGGGAACAGATTGGCAGAACAAACTAAGGGAGCCAACAAAATTTGCTAGGGGTGCTTGGGAGGGTAGGATGACCAAATGtcaagtctattttaaaaaactaagctTTCAAGTAGCACTCAAATATCTCAAGAGAACTTACATTTAATTTCATGTGCTCTGGT
The nucleotide sequence above comes from Camelus dromedarius isolate mCamDro1 chromosome 10, mCamDro1.pat, whole genome shotgun sequence. Encoded proteins:
- the MSANTD3 gene encoding myb/SANT-like DNA-binding domain-containing protein 3; the encoded protein is MQNNEIIKPAKYFSELEKSILLALVEKYKYVLECKKSDARTIALKQRTWQALAHEYNSQPSVSLRDFKQLKKCWENIKARTKKIMAHERREKVKRSVSPLLSTHVLGKEKIASMLPEQLYFLQSPPEEEPEYRADAAAQESFAVSNRELCDDEKEFIHFPVCEGTSQPEPSCSAVRITATKNYRSKTSQEGALKKMHEEEHHQQMSILQLQLIQMNEVHVAKIQQIERECEMAEEEHRIKMEVLNKKKMYWERKLQTFTKEWPVSSFNRPFPNSP